ACGAGCGGGCCTGTCGGGCGACTTGAGCGGCGGCTGTTGCGGCCTGGCCGGCAACTTCGGCTTCGAGCCCGGCCACTACGGGGTCTCGGTCGCCTGCGCCGAGGACCAACTCCTCCCGGCGGTCCGCGAGGCGGCCGAGGACGCGGTCCTGCTGGCCGACGGCTACTCCTGCCGCACCCAACTGGCCCACCTGACGGCCCGCCGCGCCCGACACCTCGCGGAGGTCCTGGCGGAGGCGCTGCCGGGAGATGTCATCCCGTCCCGCTGATCTCCCGGGCCAGGGCCACCAGGGCCTCCGTCGCCGGGTGGGGTGCGGCGTCGCGCCAGGCGAGGAGGACGGGGACGGGCGGGGCGTCGGGGAGGGGGCGGTAGGTGACGTCGGGGTGGGGGTGCATCTCGGCGGTGGAGGCCGCCGATACCCCGATGCCGCGGCCGGCGGCGATCGCGGTGAGCCAGTCGTCGGTGTTGGCGACCGTCACGGTCGCCGAGGGGCGGGCGTCCGGCGGCCAGAGGTCGAGGGTGGTGGTGCCCGACACGGGGTTGAGGATCGCGGTCTCCGGCGCCAGGTCCGCGAGCGTCAGCGTCTCCCGGGCGGCCAGCGGGCTGTCCGCCGGGACCGCTGCGATCCGCGGCTCGGTCGCGAGTTGCACCGTGGCCAGGCCCGGGGTGTCCACCGGACCGCGCAGCAGCGCCGCGTCGACCTCGCCGCGGGTCAGACCGGCGGTGCGGTCGTCGATGCGGAGGAGTTCGAGCGGGGTCCGGGGGTGCTCGCGCTGCCAACGCCGGAGCAGCGGGGTGGTGTACGGCCCGAACGCCGACCAAGCGTGGCCGAGCCGCAGCGGGCGGTGCCGCAGCCGCTCCGGGTCCGCCGCCGCGTCGAAGGCCGCGACGGCCGTGGCGGCCCGGTCGTGGAAGGCGCGGCCCTCCGGCGTGAGCGCGAAGTGGTGCGTGGAGCGGTCGACGAGCCGCGCGCCGAGGTGCTTCTCCAGGGCGGCCAGCGTCCGCGAGACGGCGGGCTGGGTCAGGTGCATCCGGGCGGCCGCCCTGGTCAGGTTGCCCTCCTCGGCGATGGCGAGGAAGCAGCGCAGGTGACGGAGCTCGATGCTCATGCGTACGGAGCATAATCGCAGCCCAATCGGCATTTCACCCGGCGCGCGGGGGGTCGTAGCGTGAATCCGGAAGAACTGTTGACAGGTTCACTATTCTGGACTTGAGGTCCAATTGAGTGGACTCGTCTCGTGCGCCATGCAAGGAGTGAGCCGGTGGACAGCCCGGTCAAGGACATCGCCGCCGTCTCCGTACCCGAAGCCGCCGCCGCGCCGGGAGCGGTCGCCGCCCCGACGAGGGCCACCCGGCTCGGGCCCGTCGCGCTCGTCGTCGCCGGTGGACTGTCCGTGCAGTTCGGGTCCGCCGTCGCCGTGCTGCTGATGCCGCGCGCCGGCGCGCTGGGTGTCGTCACGCTGCGGCTCATCCTCGCCGCCGCCGTCCTGCTGATCGTCTGCCGGCCCAAGGTCCGCGGCTACGGCCGCGCAGACTGGGGCACCGTGGTCGCCTTCGGCACCGCCATGGCCGGGATGAACATGCTCTTCTACCAGGCCGCCGACCGGATCCCGCTGGGCGCCGCGGTGACCCTGGAGGTGCTCGGACCGCTCGCCCTCTCCGTGATCGCCTCGCGCCGCCTCGTCAACCTCCTCTGGGCCGGGCTCGCCCTCGGCGGCGTCGTCCTGCTCGGCGGCGGCGGATTCGACCGGCTCGATCCGCTCGGCGCGGCCTTCGCCCTCGCGGCGGGCGCGATGTGGGCGGCGTACATCGTCTTCAGCGCCCGTACCGGACGGCGCTTCCCGCAGGCCGACGGCCTGGCCCTGGCCATGGCCTTCGGCGCCGTCCTGAGCCTGCCGTTCGGCATCGCCGAGGCCGGTGACAAGCTCCTCGTCCCCTCGACGATCGGTCTCGGCCTCGCCGTCGCGCTGATGTCGTCCGTACTTCCGTACACCCTCGAACTCCTCGCCCTGCGCCGGCTGCCCGCGCCCACCTTCGCCGTCCTGATGAGCCTCGAACCGGCCATCGCGGCCACCGCCGGCTTCCTCGTCCTGAGCCAGGCGCTGTCCGGGACCGACGCGCTCGCGATCGCCCTGGTCATCGCCGCCAGCATCGGCGCGGTCCGCACGCAGGTGAAGTCGGTCCGCGCCCCGGCGAAGTAGGCGGCCGCGCCGCCGCAGCAGGGTCGGTCGGCGGACGGGGCTACTGGGTGGAGGTGTACTGACCGGCGTACTCGTCGGTCGGCGGGGTGGTGGTGATCACGTCGATGAGCACCCCGTCCGGGGCGCCGACGATGAAGTGCCGCTGCCCGAAGTCCTCGGTGCGCAGCGGGAGGACTTCGGGCAGTCCCGCCTCGCCGACCAGCCGACGGTGCTCCGCGTCCACGTCCGGCACCTCGAAGTTGAGCAGGAGGCCGCCCCGGGTCGGATTGCGGTACCCCTCCGGGAGGGTCGGGTGGCGGTGGTCGAGCAGCGCGAGCTCGTAGTGAGGCGCGTCGGGGCGGCGCAGGCTCACGTACCAGTCGGCCTGGAAGGTCGCCGTGAAGCCGAGGTGGCGGGTGTAGAAGTCGCGCGCCGCGGCGACGTCGCGGGTGCAGATGACGGGGTAGAAGCTGTCGAGCTCGGACTTCATGACATGACTCCTCGGTACGTGCGAACCATTTCGCATACCTGGGGTATGTGAACCGTACGGCTAGCATACCCGGGGTATGTGAAATGGGAAGGGCGGTGCGTGGCGATGCCGGACGAGCGGGCGGCGGGCAGCAGGGCGGAGCAGCGGGCGGCGACCCGGCGGGCGCTGGTGGCCGAAGGGCGGCGGAGGTTCGCCGGCGACGGGTACCACGGCGTGGTCCTGGCCGAGGTGGCCCGGGCCGTCGGGGTCACCAAGGGCGCCGCCTATCACCACTTCGAGAGCAAGGCGGGGCTCTTCGAGG
This sequence is a window from Streptomyces sp. HUAS YS2. Protein-coding genes within it:
- a CDS encoding LysR family transcriptional regulator; amino-acid sequence: MSIELRHLRCFLAIAEEGNLTRAAARMHLTQPAVSRTLAALEKHLGARLVDRSTHHFALTPEGRAFHDRAATAVAAFDAAADPERLRHRPLRLGHAWSAFGPYTTPLLRRWQREHPRTPLELLRIDDRTAGLTRGEVDAALLRGPVDTPGLATVQLATEPRIAAVPADSPLAARETLTLADLAPETAILNPVSGTTTLDLWPPDARPSATVTVANTDDWLTAIAAGRGIGVSAASTAEMHPHPDVTYRPLPDAPPVPVLLAWRDAAPHPATEALVALAREISGTG
- a CDS encoding EamA family transporter, whose amino-acid sequence is MDSPVKDIAAVSVPEAAAAPGAVAAPTRATRLGPVALVVAGGLSVQFGSAVAVLLMPRAGALGVVTLRLILAAAVLLIVCRPKVRGYGRADWGTVVAFGTAMAGMNMLFYQAADRIPLGAAVTLEVLGPLALSVIASRRLVNLLWAGLALGGVVLLGGGGFDRLDPLGAAFALAAGAMWAAYIVFSARTGRRFPQADGLALAMAFGAVLSLPFGIAEAGDKLLVPSTIGLGLAVALMSSVLPYTLELLALRRLPAPTFAVLMSLEPAIAATAGFLVLSQALSGTDALAIALVIAASIGAVRTQVKSVRAPAK
- a CDS encoding VOC family protein, with the translated sequence MKSELDSFYPVICTRDVAAARDFYTRHLGFTATFQADWYVSLRRPDAPHYELALLDHRHPTLPEGYRNPTRGGLLLNFEVPDVDAEHRRLVGEAGLPEVLPLRTEDFGQRHFIVGAPDGVLIDVITTTPPTDEYAGQYTSTQ